TACAGTGCCGTCTTTACGGAACGCCGGTTTTAGCTGAGGGATTTTGTCTGGACGGGCATTACCTGGGGCCTCATCGACACTCACCTCAATCTCACCTTTGCGAGAGGCAATCGTGACCGGGGAGATTTCACGAGTAAAATCACCACCTTCAATCGCGGCCTGGGCACGCGCCAGAGATTCCAGGGCAAAAGCGTCCTGCTCTTCGCGGGTGAAATCGTACTTATCGGCAGTAGATTCGGCGAAAGTACCCATCAGCTTGCCATCTGCAGCATTTTCCAGGCCATCCAGGAACATGGAATCTTTGACCTCTCCATGACCGAGGCGCATACCAGAGCGGGCCTTGGCCAGCAGGTAGGGGGCATTGCTCATGCTTTCCATACCACCAGCAACGATAACCTTACCCTCACCCATCAGCAGGGCATCGCGGGCCATCATCACAGTCTTCATTCCGGAGCCACACACCTTGTTAACAGTGGTGCAAGGAGTGCCGACAGGGATGCCTGCACCCAGTGATGCCTGGCGTGCCGGAGCCTGACCGACACCTGCCGGGAGCACACAACCCATCAGCACTTCATCCACATCGGCAGGTGCCACACCCGCGTCCTCAAGGGCTGCGCGAATCGCCGCAGCACCCAACTGCGGGGCAGTGAGGGCTGAAAGGCTGCCCTGCATAGCGCCCATTGGCGTACGCGACATTCCGACAATCACTACAGGGTCCGAAGTTACATCACTCATTCTGGCTGCTCCAAGTTCTGTGCCGCCATCACTGTGGTGGCGGCAATTGTTTTAATGTCGCCGCATTATAGCCGAAGCCCCACCCCGCTCCGCCAGGGGTGCGACCGGTGCGTATCAGTATCAGCCCATCGTGTTACTATTTACGCCACCAACAGGGATAAATAGGGGAGCGTTATGGGGTCTACGGGACTTATTGTGCTGGCGGTGGTCATCGCACTGTTCTTTTTCATCATCAGTATCTTTAACAAACTGGTTTCACTGAAAAACCACAGCGAAAATGCTTTTGCGCAGATAGAGATACAGTTAAAGCGACGCCACGACCTGGTACCAAATCTGGTAGAGAGTGCCAGGGCATACCTAAATCACGAGAGGGAAACCCTGGAAGCGGTAATCAGTGCGCGTAATACCGCAATTTCAGACCTTAAATCTGCCGCTAAAAACCCTACCAATCCGGCCGCTATCGATAAGCTCGGCCGCGCAGAAAGCCTTCTCAACAGCGCTCTGGGTCGCCTGAATATGGTGATTGAGGCCTACCCGGAATTGAAAGCCGACCAGACCCTTCGCGAACTCAACGAGGAGTTAAACAGCACCGAAAACCGCGTGGCATTTGCACGCCAAGCTTTTAACGACTGCGTCACCAGCTACAACATCTACAAGCAGAGCTTCCCCCCAGTATTTCTGGCCGGCTTTTTTGGCCACAGAGCCAACGCCCAACTGCTTGAGTTCGCAGACTCAGAAACCTTTCAAGTCGCGCCACGTATCGAGTTTTAAATATGAACTTTTACGTTCATCAGGACAAAGCCAAGCACAGCAGTCGTTTGCTGGTTTTCCTCTTCAGCCTGGCCCTCATTGCCCTAATTAGTTTGAGTACCCTGGCTACGGCGGCCATGGTGTCACTGTCTCGCGGCCAACCATTTACTCCCTTTGAAGTTGTGCAACTTCTGGGCTGGGAGACCCTTGGCTCAATAGCCTTTGTCATCGGTACCGTCGTTATTCCGGGCAGTCTGTACAAGTTCCATCAATTATCCCCTGGGGGAAAGGCTGTGGCGGAATCCCTGGGAGGGCACAAACTTAATACTTCCGCGCGGACTGAGCGGGAAAAGAGAGCACTCAATGTTGTGGAAGAGATCGCTATTGCAGCAGGTATTCCGGTACCCGATGTCTACATCATTGAGGACAGCACCATCAATGCCTTTGCCGCTGGCCAAAACCCTACCAACGCCATTATTGGCCTGACGCGGGGCTCCTTGGAAAAGCTTACCCGGGAGGAACTACAGGGAGTTGTTGCCCACGAGTTCAGTCATATTCTCAATGGAGACATTCGTCTAAACACCCAAATCACCGGGCTGCTCCACGGAATCTTAATTATTGGACTTTTGGGGCAGCTCCTTATCAGAAGCCCAGCACCCCACAGGCGCGTAACCCCCATAAGATATCCGCTACTAGGCCTGGGAATAACTCTGATTATCCTCGGCTACACCGGTACGCTAATCGGCAACCTGATCAAGGCCGCTGTCAGTCGGCAACGGGAGTTTCTTGCCGATGCCTCCGCAGTACAATTTACTCGCAACAACCTCGGTATTGCCAACGCACTGAAAAAGATCGGTGGCCGCGATTTAGGCTCAGAACTCAGCAGCCCCAACGCAGCAGAGTTTAACCATATGTTGTTCGCGGTTGGGGTAAAACACTCGCTGCTCAGCCTTTTTGCCACTCACCCTCCACTACCGGTGCGTATAAAGAGGTTAGAACCCGCCTGGAACGGCCTATTCGCCAATACGGAAGAACAGGTAAAAAGTGAAGCCCAGACTGTAAAACCCAGTGAATTGCAAAATCCTCAGTTCGCCATGGCCGCTCCTACAACGCCTTTCCAGGCTGCTCTGGATGCGGTGGACAACAGCATTGCCAAACCAGATACACACCAAGTTGAGCTTGGGCATCAACTGCTGGGTTCTATTCCACCTCTGATCCAACAGGCTGCACACGAACCTTTTACCGCCCGGGCACTGGTTTACTACCTTCTTCTGCACAAGGATAAAACCGAGCGAGACAAACAGCTAAACCTCTTGGAGAAAATTGCCCACCCCGCTGTTATCCGCGAGATGAAAAAACTCACACCACATATGGAATCACTGCCGAGCAACGCCCGCCTCGCATTGATAGACCTATGTATCCCGGCCTTGCGTGCCCTAGTCCCTCAGCAGTACCAGATCTTTAAACGAAACCTTATCAAGCTTCTACACAGCGATGGGAAAGTTGAAGTTTGGGAGTGGGCCTTATACCGGGTATTAATGCACGCGCTCGACGGCGCTCCAGATCGACAGCGCCTCTCCCACAGCAAACATGCCAACAAAGATGCTTCACGATTTATCATTGCAGCCATCGCCCATGCGGGAAACAGCCAATACCTTCCAGCAAAACGTGCTTATGAGAAGGGACTCAGTGCTCTCAGGCTTGAAATAACCCCGCTACCCGGCATCGCTGATATCACCCTGCCACGACTGGACAAGGCCATTGCAATCGCCAGCCTTATACCGCCCCTGGAGAAACCCGACTTACTGAAAGCGATTGTGATCACCTTGAATCACAATGGGGTAATTAAAGCGGAGGAGATCGAACTGTTAAGGGCCGTCGCTGACAGCCTGGACTGCCCTATGCCACCGATTATCGATAAGTCTAGGTAGCCGCACAACGCCAGCACAAATGCTGGCGTTGTGAAGCCTTAATAGGCGTGGTGCTGATAAACCGGCCCGATGCCCACACTCCATAAAATGACGGAGCCAATAAGCACCGTAACCATCATTACCAGGGCAACGGTTAATACTGCACAGGCATACAGAAAAGCTCGATCCTTATTCATATTCATCAGGATCGGAATGCCGGCAAAGACCAGGTAAATAGAATACATCCCGGCAATGCCTACCGACGCCATCGTGAGCCAGGGGTGCGGATAAAGGACGACGATACTCGCCAGGAAGATTGGCGTAGTAATAAACACCGCAAGTGCCGTCCCTTCATAATGGCGCGTGGGCTCATCGCCCTCAACCCCGTAGGATCGCGCCATCCAGTTAATAAACTCTCCGAGGCAATAGACGCCAACCAGCAATGCAAAGTAAGTAACAACCGACAGAACAGCTGCACTTTCAGGTGTCAGCTTTGCTAGATGTCCCCCAACCTGAAAGCCTACCCGGGTAACCCCAAAGTAACCGGCCACAGTAGGAATCAACGCCAGAAGCGGCACATGAGTTACAAACACCTCAAAAAAGAATGGCGATCAGCGCGTATCGCTTTCCACTCTTTTTCCGGGTTGGTAAGAATACCTATTGTATGACTGAGTATCCGCACACCAAATCTCCCTTCCAATACCCTGCTTTGCAGTATCGGTGGCGCACAACAGATTGACCAATGCCAAAAGGGAATTAAGCGTCACTTTCAAATTTACTTGATTTATATCAGCTGTGGACCGACAGGCAATTTCGCCCGCTGCGCTTTGCTTTATAAAGCGCTTGATCAGCCGCTTTAAGGATATTCTCGGGTTTCTTTAGTTTTTTATTGCGGTGGGCAACGCCAATACTCACAGTAACTTTTACTGGCCTCCCTCCGCCCTTCCCCCTTAGTGAGGCCCCTGCGGCAAGACGCCCCGATGACCTTAGGCGCAGCGGGTAGCTTGAGATTTTCTCCCTGATTTTTTCCAATAAAGCTTCTTTCGCCTCGCGACTGCGGCCCGGAAGGTAAATAACAAACTCCTCGCCACCATAGCGAAACACGGCACCGTGAGAGTGGCGCGCGAGTTGAGCCGCAACCATTTGCAAAGCCTGATCACCCACTTGGTGCCCATAGCGATCATTCAGCCTCTTAAAATGATCGATATCAACCATGGCAAGGCTGTAATTCCATGTTGGCGTCAGCATCTGATAGCGGAAGGCCCGCCTGGAATGAAGCCCAGTCAGCTCATCGCGAAACGCCAATTCATAACTGGCCCCAAGCAGCGAAGCGACCAACAATATTCCCGCTACAGACCCGGTAAACTCGAGAGGAAAGCCCAACCAAACACTGCACAGCAGCAAAATAGAACAACTAAACAGACCCATAGCGGTGGGGCCAGGGTAGAGAAAAAGTAAGGCAAAAGCACCGAGAGCGGAGACACTGCCGATCAATTGTGGCAACGAAAATGCGTCGGGTAAAAACCCGGACAACCCCCTGGGCAAATTCTCGACCGGAAATGCCAGCCTCAGCGGCGCGCAGCAATCGTAGAGCAAGACAAAACCCACCCCCTCAGCCAGCAAAAACAGGCCCCACAGCAGCCCAAAAATACTGAAGACACTGCGATCACGACTGCAAGTAAAGAGAACAAGATTTACCGCTACCAGTGAGAGATATAGCGGGAGATCCCTGTCCAAGCTGGGGAGCAACTGGGAGTGAGCCGCGATGTATAGGGCCATGATAAGCAGCGCTGAAAGCGCAACCCGGCTTGAGCGAAAACCAAAACTGAGCAATGCTGCCATAGCCAATAGCAACACAGGCAGCTGCGGACTGTATAAGTGGGTCAGATCGATCCAGGGAAGATACTGCGCAACGAGAAGCACCAGAAGCATCCCTGGCAGCCAAATAAAGCGCAGCCATTGAAGGTACGGCGGCATGACATTCGCGGCAATAAAAGATAACGCGACATTATACGGACTTGGGACAAGCGTATACCCGGAACCGGGTCACAAAAGTGAAGGAAGGGAACTGGCAGGGCTTCAGAAATCTGCCCTACCAGCGAAAAGGAGCACTATTTAACGACACGCAGAGCCGGTTTTTTCACCGATTTTTTACCCAAACTGGTGGGTGGCGTCGGTTCGGGCGGCTCTGGAGTTTCCTCGGCCTCAAATACCATTCCCTGTCCGTTTTCCCGCGCGTAGATTCCGACCACAGACCCCACTGGAACTTGGATATCTGTCGGAACCCCGCCAAAACGGGCGTTAAACCTGATGGCGTAATTATCCATAGTCAGACTGGCAACCGCTGATTCCGAGATGTTCAGCACTATCTGACCATCGTCGTTCACATGTTGTTGCGGCACCAAAACACCGGGGAGGTGCGTATCAACCAGAATATAAGGAGTGCACCGGTTATCGGTTATCCACTCGTAAAACGCCCGCAGAATATAGGGACGATTGGATGTCATGGCCGGCTTGCTCACCAGTATTCCCTCAACGCATTTCCCGTTCGTATTCGGTCAGACTCTGCTGGAATGCCTCACGGGCAAACAGGCGGTCCATATAATCCAGCAACGGCTTAACCTGCTTGGTTTTCGGAAGACTGATTTCAAACTGCTCAAGGCGCCACAACAGCGGGGCCATGCAGCAATCCACCAGAGAAAACTCTTCATTAAAGAAGTACGGCAGGTCGGTAAACATCGGAGCGATACCAACCAGGTTGTCGCGCAGTTCTTTCCGAGCGGAGGCCGCGTCCTTACCACCGGCAAGGATCTTGTCCACCAGAGGACACCAATCGCGCTCGATACGATGCATGATCTGGCGGCTCTGCGCGCGGGCAACCGGGTAAACCGGCAGCAGCGGCGGATGCGGGAAACGCTCGTCCAGATACTCCATCATCACTTTGGTCTCGAACAGAACCAAGTCGCGATCTACCAGGGTTGGCAGGGAGTTGTAAGGATTGAGGTCAGCGAGTTCAGCTGGTTTATCATCGGCGTCCACATCGGTGATATCGACGGAAACCCCTTTCTCTGCAAGTACGATACGTACTCGGTGGCTATAGTGGCTGCGACCATCGGAGAAGAAGGTCATCGAGGAGCGCTTGTTGGTAGGCACACCCATGTTCAAACTACCTCAAACTTTAAGCCGGCTAGAGCCGACCTTTTATTCAAAATATAAAAGGGCAGTGAGTAAACCCACCACCCATTAGAGACAAACTAGCGACGGCTTTAGTGGTGCACGTCTTTCCAGTATTCGCGGTTCAGCAACCAGGCGAAGATAAAGAACACAAAAATAAACGCCAGCACATAGAAGCCAACACGTTTGCGATCTTCAGCCATCGGCTCAGCAATGTACTCCATAAAGTTGACGAGGTCATACATTGCCCCATCAAACTCTTCAGGTGTCATAGAACCCTTCACCTTGCCGACTTCCAGACTACCACAGGCAGCATCCATAATCGGGTTGCCGAGCTCATCGCGGACAACTTTACCGTGATCGCGCTTAGGGCCAGGGGCACATTCCTGCAAGCCTTGCAGTTCCATCAGAACGTGAGGCATGGCCACACTCGGGAAGACCTTGTTATTTACCCCGGTAGCACGACTGTCGTCCTTATAGAAGCTGCGGAGGTAAGTGTAGAGCCATTCCGGTGAGCGAGAACGAGCAACCAACGTCAGGTCCGGCGGCGCGGCGCCGAACCATACTTTGGAATCATCTGGACGCATGGAGATCGTCATCAGGTTACCGATCTTGTCGTCACCCAAAACCAGGTTCTCCATCATCAACTCAACCGGGATATCCAGGTCAGTGGCCACGCGCTCCCAACGGGAGTAATTGGCACTGTGACAACCCATGCAGTAGTTGACGAAGTACTTGGCACCGCGCTGCAGGGACGGCTTGTCCCGCAGATCGATATTGATGTGATCCAGCTCCACTTCAGATTCTGCACCTACCGCTTTAATCGGGATAAAGGTCAGCAGGCCGACAACGATAATACCGATAAACAGGATGCCGAAAGTTTTACCACCAGACGGGCTGGTTACACGCTCGGGCTCTGGGTAAACCTCATCGCGATTGGTAATCCAGGGCAGCAACGTAAAGAAGGCAGCTAGCAGCAGAGTTACAACCACCATGAAAGTATTCACGGAGTAATTAGCAACCGCCATCCACAGGAACAGCACGCCAAAGATGACACAAACAGCCCAGGAGCCAATGCCTTTCTTACTCTTCGGATTCGTCCAAACCGGCATGGTCAGGAAGAAGGCGAAGTAGAACAGGGTCGCTACCTGAGACAGGAAGTTACGATCCGGGGTCGGAGATTTAACACCCAGGTAGCCAAGGATAATAAATACTGCAGCAAACAGAAGCAGCAAGCCCTTCGGCAACCAACCCTTGTAGCGAATCGAGCGAACCGGGCTCTTGTCCAGCCAAGGCAGCACAAACAGCACAGCAATAGCGGC
This DNA window, taken from Microbulbifer sp. MKSA007, encodes the following:
- a CDS encoding acetyl-CoA C-acyltransferase gives rise to the protein MSDVTSDPVVIVGMSRTPMGAMQGSLSALTAPQLGAAAIRAALEDAGVAPADVDEVLMGCVLPAGVGQAPARQASLGAGIPVGTPCTTVNKVCGSGMKTVMMARDALLMGEGKVIVAGGMESMSNAPYLLAKARSGMRLGHGEVKDSMFLDGLENAADGKLMGTFAESTADKYDFTREEQDAFALESLARAQAAIEGGDFTREISPVTIASRKGEIEVSVDEAPGNARPDKIPQLKPAFRKDGTVTAANSSSISDGAAALVLMRKSEAEKRGLKILAVLKGQSQFAREPEWFTTAPVGAMHKLLENAGWSAADVDLFEINEAFAVVTMAAMRELDLPWEKVNVNGGACALGHPLGASGARILVTLLAAMEKRDAKKGVASLCIGGGEATAVAIERV
- a CDS encoding LemA family protein; its protein translation is MGSTGLIVLAVVIALFFFIISIFNKLVSLKNHSENAFAQIEIQLKRRHDLVPNLVESARAYLNHERETLEAVISARNTAISDLKSAAKNPTNPAAIDKLGRAESLLNSALGRLNMVIEAYPELKADQTLRELNEELNSTENRVAFARQAFNDCVTSYNIYKQSFPPVFLAGFFGHRANAQLLEFADSETFQVAPRIEF
- a CDS encoding M48 family metallopeptidase → MNFYVHQDKAKHSSRLLVFLFSLALIALISLSTLATAAMVSLSRGQPFTPFEVVQLLGWETLGSIAFVIGTVVIPGSLYKFHQLSPGGKAVAESLGGHKLNTSARTEREKRALNVVEEIAIAAGIPVPDVYIIEDSTINAFAAGQNPTNAIIGLTRGSLEKLTREELQGVVAHEFSHILNGDIRLNTQITGLLHGILIIGLLGQLLIRSPAPHRRVTPIRYPLLGLGITLIILGYTGTLIGNLIKAAVSRQREFLADASAVQFTRNNLGIANALKKIGGRDLGSELSSPNAAEFNHMLFAVGVKHSLLSLFATHPPLPVRIKRLEPAWNGLFANTEEQVKSEAQTVKPSELQNPQFAMAAPTTPFQAALDAVDNSIAKPDTHQVELGHQLLGSIPPLIQQAAHEPFTARALVYYLLLHKDKTERDKQLNLLEKIAHPAVIREMKKLTPHMESLPSNARLALIDLCIPALRALVPQQYQIFKRNLIKLLHSDGKVEVWEWALYRVLMHALDGAPDRQRLSHSKHANKDASRFIIAAIAHAGNSQYLPAKRAYEKGLSALRLEITPLPGIADITLPRLDKAIAIASLIPPLEKPDLLKAIVITLNHNGVIKAEEIELLRAVADSLDCPMPPIIDKSR
- a CDS encoding Yip1 family protein; amino-acid sequence: MPLLALIPTVAGYFGVTRVGFQVGGHLAKLTPESAAVLSVVTYFALLVGVYCLGEFINWMARSYGVEGDEPTRHYEGTALAVFITTPIFLASIVVLYPHPWLTMASVGIAGMYSIYLVFAGIPILMNMNKDRAFLYACAVLTVALVMMVTVLIGSVILWSVGIGPVYQHHAY
- a CDS encoding GGDEF domain-containing protein; its protein translation is MPPYLQWLRFIWLPGMLLVLLVAQYLPWIDLTHLYSPQLPVLLLAMAALLSFGFRSSRVALSALLIMALYIAAHSQLLPSLDRDLPLYLSLVAVNLVLFTCSRDRSVFSIFGLLWGLFLLAEGVGFVLLYDCCAPLRLAFPVENLPRGLSGFLPDAFSLPQLIGSVSALGAFALLFLYPGPTAMGLFSCSILLLCSVWLGFPLEFTGSVAGILLVASLLGASYELAFRDELTGLHSRRAFRYQMLTPTWNYSLAMVDIDHFKRLNDRYGHQVGDQALQMVAAQLARHSHGAVFRYGGEEFVIYLPGRSREAKEALLEKIREKISSYPLRLRSSGRLAAGASLRGKGGGRPVKVTVSIGVAHRNKKLKKPENILKAADQALYKAKRSGRNCLSVHS
- a CDS encoding ClpXP protease specificity-enhancing factor, coding for MTSNRPYILRAFYEWITDNRCTPYILVDTHLPGVLVPQQHVNDDGQIVLNISESAVASLTMDNYAIRFNARFGGVPTDIQVPVGSVVGIYARENGQGMVFEAEETPEPPEPTPPTSLGKKSVKKPALRVVK
- a CDS encoding glutathione S-transferase N-terminal domain-containing protein codes for the protein MGVPTNKRSSMTFFSDGRSHYSHRVRIVLAEKGVSVDITDVDADDKPAELADLNPYNSLPTLVDRDLVLFETKVMMEYLDERFPHPPLLPVYPVARAQSRQIMHRIERDWCPLVDKILAGGKDAASARKELRDNLVGIAPMFTDLPYFFNEEFSLVDCCMAPLLWRLEQFEISLPKTKQVKPLLDYMDRLFAREAFQQSLTEYEREMR
- a CDS encoding cytochrome b N-terminal domain-containing protein; protein product: MKWLADFGDWVDQRLPIYQAWDKHMGKYYAPKNFNLWYFFGVFSLLVLVNQLLTGIWLVMSYNPSAEEAFASVEYIMRDVEWGWLIRYLHSTGASAFFVVVYLHMFRGLMYGSYKPPRELVWIFGMCIYLVLMAEAFMGYVLPWGQMSYWGAQVIVSLFGAIPGIGDSLVEWIRGDYLISGITLTRFFSLHVIALPLVLVLLVVLHILALHEVGSNNPDGIEIKKNKDENGIPKDGIAFHPYYSVHDLVGIAVFLFIFATVVFFFPEMGGFFLEYANFEEANPLKTPPHIAPVWYFTPFYAILRAVTMDIGPLTAKFLGLIAMGAAIAVLFVLPWLDKSPVRSIRYKGWLPKGLLLLFAAVFIILGYLGVKSPTPDRNFLSQVATLFYFAFFLTMPVWTNPKSKKGIGSWAVCVIFGVLFLWMAVANYSVNTFMVVVTLLLAAFFTLLPWITNRDEVYPEPERVTSPSGGKTFGILFIGIIVVGLLTFIPIKAVGAESEVELDHINIDLRDKPSLQRGAKYFVNYCMGCHSANYSRWERVATDLDIPVELMMENLVLGDDKIGNLMTISMRPDDSKVWFGAAPPDLTLVARSRSPEWLYTYLRSFYKDDSRATGVNNKVFPSVAMPHVLMELQGLQECAPGPKRDHGKVVRDELGNPIMDAACGSLEVGKVKGSMTPEEFDGAMYDLVNFMEYIAEPMAEDRKRVGFYVLAFIFVFFIFAWLLNREYWKDVHH